The proteins below come from a single Pandoraea apista genomic window:
- a CDS encoding phage GP46 family protein, which yields MDTSTVWDSAANRGDWILAGAALETGNDVTTALLISLFTDRMADLDDIIPDGTTDPRGWWGDDVAAGPIGSRMWLIFREKQTKETLQRAYDYIVEAIQWMIDDKVVARFDINVSWIKRGQLGAQITAYKQDGSIVPNTFTWAWQGND from the coding sequence ATGGATACCTCAACCGTTTGGGACTCTGCTGCGAACCGCGGTGACTGGATTCTCGCCGGCGCAGCACTCGAGACGGGAAACGACGTCACAACGGCGCTCCTGATCAGTCTCTTTACCGATCGAATGGCGGATCTGGACGACATCATTCCCGACGGCACGACCGACCCGCGCGGCTGGTGGGGGGATGACGTCGCCGCCGGCCCGATCGGCTCTCGAATGTGGCTCATCTTCCGAGAGAAGCAGACCAAAGAAACGCTGCAGCGGGCATATGACTACATCGTAGAAGCCATCCAATGGATGATCGACGACAAGGTTGTGGCCCGTTTCGACATAAACGTCTCGTGGATCAAGCGGGGCCAGTTGGGCGCCCAGATCACGGCTTACAAGCAGGACGGCTCAATTGTGCCGAACACCTTCACATGGGCTTGGCAGGGGAATGACTGA
- a CDS encoding baseplate J/gp47 family protein, whose product MPYQRPTLTELQQQVASDIASNVSGSDPLLRFANLKITGRVQAGLAHLHYGYIDYIAKQAVPWTSTGEYLAGWGALRNTFQKSPTAASGVVPFSGVPGTVIPAGSSGARGDGVTYTSQADAAVQANGVATVSFVADQLGAAGNCDAGTVVTLGVAIPGVQSSGAAAAAFTGGADAEEEDDFSERVMSAYQATPQGGAAGDYSTWALDVPGVTRAWVVRNGFGAGTVVVYVMLDDAQAAHGGFPQGADGVATGEQSRGVVAMGDQLTVANAIFPLQPVTALVYVCSPIANAINFTITGLSGASDAIKSAISAAIAGVFRANGAPGGTIDMLDINSAIGSISGTSGSVITSPVGNITNTTGQLPTLGTITYP is encoded by the coding sequence ATGCCGTACCAACGACCCACACTAACTGAGCTTCAACAGCAGGTTGCATCCGACATCGCGTCCAATGTATCCGGTTCCGATCCGTTGCTTCGATTTGCAAACCTGAAGATCACTGGTCGAGTTCAAGCTGGCCTAGCGCACCTTCATTACGGATACATCGACTACATCGCCAAACAGGCGGTTCCGTGGACTTCCACAGGCGAGTATCTAGCGGGGTGGGGGGCGTTGCGCAACACGTTCCAGAAATCGCCCACCGCGGCGTCAGGAGTCGTCCCGTTCTCGGGGGTGCCGGGCACGGTGATTCCTGCGGGCTCGTCTGGCGCGCGGGGAGACGGGGTTACCTATACCTCGCAAGCGGATGCTGCCGTTCAGGCGAATGGAGTTGCCACCGTTTCTTTCGTCGCTGATCAGCTTGGTGCGGCAGGCAACTGCGATGCCGGAACTGTCGTCACGCTTGGAGTCGCCATTCCTGGGGTGCAAAGCAGCGGGGCTGCTGCTGCCGCATTCACCGGCGGGGCCGATGCCGAAGAGGAAGACGACTTCAGCGAGCGCGTGATGAGCGCCTATCAAGCGACGCCCCAAGGAGGCGCCGCCGGTGACTATTCGACGTGGGCGCTCGATGTGCCTGGCGTGACTCGCGCGTGGGTGGTTAGAAACGGCTTCGGTGCAGGCACCGTTGTTGTGTACGTGATGCTCGATGATGCCCAGGCGGCCCATGGCGGTTTCCCGCAAGGAGCCGACGGAGTGGCAACAGGGGAGCAGTCCAGGGGCGTCGTCGCGATGGGCGATCAGCTCACCGTAGCAAATGCGATCTTTCCGCTGCAGCCAGTGACTGCGCTTGTTTATGTCTGCTCGCCGATTGCCAATGCCATCAACTTCACGATCACGGGCCTGTCGGGGGCATCTGACGCGATTAAGTCCGCAATCTCGGCGGCTATCGCCGGAGTGTTCCGTGCAAACGGCGCTCCTGGCGGAACGATCGATATGTTGGATATCAATTCGGCGATCGGGTCGATCTCGGGAACAAGTGGATCCGTGATTACTAGCCCTGTTGGCAACATCACCAATACGACTGGTCAGCTTCCGACTCTCGGGACAATTACATATCCGTAA
- a CDS encoding YmfQ family protein, translating into MLAPSLSTDDYLHAFQGLMPRGAVWPRDPDALQTKVIRGLSSIYAQNTARANNLLIDSFPGTAFELLPEWEKTLGLPDPCAGVAPTIEARRAQAVARLAAVGGQSVAYFIQLATNLGYSVTITQFSPFVFGQASFGDALNGPDWAFAWQVNAPSYSIRYFAFDTSVFGEPFASWNNNVLQCEISAYAPAHTIPLFNYN; encoded by the coding sequence ATGCTTGCTCCATCACTGTCGACAGATGATTATCTGCACGCGTTCCAAGGGCTCATGCCTCGCGGCGCAGTCTGGCCTCGGGACCCTGATGCGCTTCAAACGAAGGTAATCCGCGGACTAAGTTCGATCTATGCGCAGAACACTGCGCGGGCCAATAACCTGCTGATCGATTCGTTTCCCGGTACGGCGTTCGAGCTTCTTCCTGAGTGGGAGAAAACACTTGGGTTGCCGGACCCGTGTGCGGGAGTGGCACCGACGATAGAAGCGCGTCGCGCCCAAGCAGTGGCTCGACTTGCTGCTGTTGGTGGACAGTCCGTCGCATATTTCATCCAACTGGCCACGAATCTCGGCTACTCCGTCACTATCACGCAGTTTTCGCCGTTCGTCTTCGGACAGGCGTCATTTGGCGATGCGTTGAACGGGCCGGATTGGGCTTTTGCTTGGCAGGTGAACGCCCCGTCATATTCGATTCGCTATTTCGCATTTGACACCAGCGTTTTTGGCGAGCCGTTTGCATCTTGGAATAACAACGTTCTTCAATGTGAGATATCGGCGTACGCGCCTGCTCACACCATTCCCCTCTTCAACTACAACTGA